In the Tamandua tetradactyla isolate mTamTet1 chromosome 8, mTamTet1.pri, whole genome shotgun sequence genome, TGCCCTCAATGAGCAGCATGTGGAGTTTGCTGCCCTGCAAGAGGCACTGGCCCATGCTCtgatggagaaggaagagagggaccAGGAGCTTGCCAAGCTCCGTGGTCAAGAGGCAGCCCAGAAAACAGAGCTGAGGGAGCTTGAGAGAACAATGGAGCAACTGAAGGAACAACTGACTGTGAAGGAGGGCCAGCAGTCTCTAGCCATGACCAGTGGAGAAGATGCTCAGTCTGAGGCCACTGGAAAGGGCTCTGAGCTGGAAACTCTGCGGGCAGAGGTAAGCAAGCTGGAGCAGCAGTGCCGGGAGCATCAGGAGAAGGCCTCCAGCCTGGAGCACAGCCTAGAATCTGAGCAGGCCTCCCGAGCTGAGTGGAATAGTGCTCTGGAGTCTTTCAGGGGCCAGTTAGAGGAGAAGACCCAGGAGCTGGGGCATGCACAGGATGCCTTAGCCTCAGCTCAAAGGGAGGTGGCCACCCTCCAAGCCAAGGCCCAAGACCATAGCAAGGCCGAAGATGAGTGGAAGGCCCAGGTGGCCCGGGGCCAGCAGGAGTCTGAGAGAAAAAACAGTCTCATCAGTAGCCTGGAGGAGGAGGTGTCCATTCTAAACCGTCAGGTCCTGGAGAAGGAGGGTGAGAGCAAGGAGTTGAAACAGCTGATTATAGCCGAGTCAGAgaagagccagaagctggaggagaGGCTGCGCCTGCTCCAGGCCGAGACTGCCAGCAGCAGTGCCAGAGCAGCAGAGTGCAGCTCTGCTCTGAGGGAAGAGATCCAGACCCTCCGGGAGGAAGCAGAGAAACAGCGGTTGGCTTCAGAGAACCTGCGGCAGGAGCTGGCCTCACAGGCAGAGCGAGCGGAGGAGCTGGGCCAAGAGTTGAAGGCATGGCAGGAGAAGTTCTTCCAGAAGGAGCAGGCCCTCTCTGCCCTGCAGCTCGAGCACACCAGCACACAGGCCCTGGTGAGTGAGCTGCTGCCTGTCAAGCACCTTTGCCAACAGCTGCAAGCCGAGCAGGCAGCTGCTGAGAAACGCCTTCGTGAGGAGCTGGAACAGAGTAAGCAGGCAGCTGGTGGGCTACGGGCTGAGCTGCTGCGGGCCCAGCGAGAGCTTGGGGAGCTGGTGCCCCTGCGGCAGAAGGTAGCAGAGCAGGAGCGGGCAGCCCAGCAGCTACGGGCAGAGAAGGCCAGCTACGCAGAGCAGCTGAGCATGCTGAAAAAGGCTCATGGCCTACTGGCAGAGGAGAACCGGGGCCTGGGGGAGCGGGCCAACCTGGGCCGGCAAGTTTTGGAAGTGGAGCTGGACCAGGCCCGGGAGAGATATGGCCAGGAGTTGGCAGCTGTGCGTGCTGATGCTGAGACTCATTTGgctgagatgagacaggaagcaCAGAGCACTGCTCGGGAGCTGGAGGTGATGACTGCCAAGTATGAGGGTGCCAAGGTCAAGGTCCTGGAGGAGAGGCAGCGATTCCAGGAAGAGAGGCAGAAACTTACTGCCCAGGTAAGATGCCCAGCTCAAGTACATCCCCCAAAGATCCAGATCTTGAGAGAAGGGACATTGTTCCCTTTGTATCCCAGGACCTTTGGCTCCCACATTATTGCAAAATGTCTTGCCTCGAGCTAGTTAAGGACCTACCCTcacttcccaggtgacagaggagaaGGGATAGTTCAATTCCCCTGCCCCCTATTGTCTTAAAGAAAAATACTAATAGCCTCCCCTACTCTGAAGGTACTGTCCctgaagaatgaagttgtgaagggCATCAGAGACCCATTCCAGAGGCCCACTACATTTGGGGGGACTAGAATAAGCCATACTGGTTTTTACAAAATTACAAGATGCCTAGTTTCTTGGGGGCAAATATCAGAGCCTCAGTGAGGTCAGCTTGGCAGCAAGGCTGGTGCTTCTTTGGCCCCCATCTGACTCTGTCTCTGTTGCTCCTCCCCATGCACAGGTGGAACAGCTAGAGGTATTTCAGAGAGAGCAAACTAAGCAGGTAATGCCTGGGGTCCTTGCTAAATGCTGGCTGCTTAAGCGGTGACCAGTCTCGGTGCATGACCCCAGCTGCAGCTTGCCACCGCCAGCTCTGAACTGTTGTGAACTGTTTGTGAAGGGGGCAGGGTCAAGCCATGGAACCCAGGCTCAGGCTGCCAAGGCATGCGGTGTGCTGGGCCTGCTCTTGGGCCTCATTCCACCCGTCCCAGGTCGGCCTTTCCACCCTTCTATACTTTCTCTCATCTACCCGTCAGGGAAGAGGGGTAGGACAGGCTTCATCTTTCCCATATCTGAATCAATGACAGATTCAGGTCTTAGGGTTCTAGACCTCTAAGCCATGTTTCAAGCTAGGCATACTCAACTAAGAGGAATAGCAGAATAACCTGTGGGCCTTGTTGAACATAACCTCCTCTTTTCTCTCACAGAGCATGGAATTTTTGAAACTGTAAAGGTGACATACAAGGCAGCTCTCACAGGTTAGGGAGGGTTGTGAGCTTAGGATGCCTGCCCATCACTCTCCAGAGTTTCAACCCAGGCTTCCCCAGAGCCTGAGATGGAGATGTCTGGAAACAAGAAGCTAAGGTTGAGAGAAGCAGGAGAGTCCTTGCTAGCAGAGGAGGTCACAAGGCTATCTGCTGTGTTTGCCTTAGACATGAAGGCTATGAAGCCAATATTCAATGAGAGCACCTTTTCTCTGCCTACCCCTCTGACCCAGCCTCTCAGGCTTGTTGAAGAATTGGGCCTTCCTCTCCTCTTTCAAAGAACTGAGATGACAGGGGACAATTAGATTCAATAGCAAACAGTTAGCAATGGAGCCCTTGCACGTCCCTTTACCTGGTTATGCTTGAGTTCCCTCAATGCGTAGAGGAGCCAGGGTGCTTATGGCTGTTGTGTCCTCTCATTTCCTGCCTGTCTTTGCTCTTCTttgtgggagtggggtgggcttTGAAGATATTTGCTGCCCCTTCTGGTGTCTTCCAGCAGTGTGTTCCCCCAGTGCTCATCACAGCGGTGACCCTGCTAGCACAGCCCCTAACAGCCTATGCATGTTGGGAAGAGGTCTGAGCATCTGTGAGGTTTTGTTCTGACAGTTTTTGGGTGGTGGGAGGGAGCTATTCATTGAATATGTCTTGCTAGAGTGTTAGACAAGATCCCCTTTTTCTACCTCCAACCTGGAAAGGTTGGGGCCAGGAGTGGTGGCAGCAACAGGATGGTGAAGAGGTATCAGTTTCCCTTCAAATTCAGCTGATTCTAGCAGTCGCAGGGGTCTTTGTAGGCTGGGGGTGGTGGTATGGGTGAGCAGGTAGATCTGGCAGCAGCAGTGGTTTGGGTCACATTACTCAGGTTATGCCATCCAGCCCAGGCAGCAGTGAATCTATTGGAGACCAAAGAAAGGGCCTGAGTTTCCTCTTCCAGGGGGAACCCTGTAACTTGTCTGAACCCATCCGGGGAAAGGCTTCGTgagacttcatttttccttttccctccctctaCTCTAGGTGGAAGACCTGAGTAAGAAGCTAGCTGACCATGACCAAGCCAGTAAGGCACAGCAACAGAAGCTGAAGGTGGGGCAGATGGGGAGTGGGCCTGACCTCTTCCTTACCTCAGTGAGAACTTGGAGAGGAGGTGCTCTATGCCCTCAGGCTGTGGTGGATGATGGGGCAGAGATGGGGCACCTGGGGGCCCGGCAGCCATAGCCAATCTAACTTTGCCATTTGGGAGCTCTTGAGGGTAGACTGGAGTGACTCCCATCCCGCTAACTCACCACTGTCGAGTACAATAGCCACTAGTCATGTGTggctgtttaaatttaaataaaaattcagccACAGCAGCCATATTCACATATGCATGGCTAGCGGCTCCCATATTATCTAATGcacagatacagaacatttccatcatcatagAAAGATATACTGGACAGCGATGATTTTAGATAGTTTGGGCTCAGGGTGAGAAACACTCCCTGAATAGTGAGCCCAAACTATTTAGTGAGAAACACTAAACTATTAAATGTCATTATGTTAATAGTTTAGTGTAACTCaataatattcttaatattttccaGTGATGTCACTTTCTTTTGTTTAATGCTTGCTTTTTGCAGTTTTAGGCTTAATCGTCAGGGGCAAAGGAAATGGGGTCTTGCAACTCGCCAAAGCCCTGGTGGGTCCCAGGAGTTGCTGGGGGCTCAAAGTCTTGTTTTCTCCTTTCATACATGCCACACCACATCGTGATTAGTTGTAAACATGTTTATTATGCTCCTTTTGAGGGCCCTGCTCCGTGTTAGAAGATGTAGGAAACAAGGGCAAGATGGCTCCATCCAGCATCTGCAGCAGGCTAAGCACTGTGCAAAGAATTGCACATATACAGCAAATCAAGTGTATAGACTGTACCAGCTCTTGAGGAGCTTATGGTCTGGATAAGAGGCAGAACTGGCATATAATCCGTGAGCCCACACCAGCTTTGGAGTTAGGTGAACCAAGGTCAACTGTTCCTCTGCCATTTAATCACTTTGACCCGGGTCAGTTTGCTTAAATCTCTAAAATAGGGATAGTGAATGGTCTTGAGGAAAATTATCTCCTTTGACCTCAGAGAATTCACATGCCTAGCTCCATGCTCTGTACCCAGGTGTTCCCTCAAGTTTCTTCCTTGGGGAGATAGACTGTattctcatggaaaaagaatgggaCAGTCAGCGCCTGGTCTCAGAGAAGACAGTCTAGTGGCCCTCAGAACTGTCAGCACAGCGGTATGAGCTGGTCAGGGAAAGCTCCCACCCAGAGTTTGAATCTTAAAGGTGTGTTGTGTTTTGGTATGCTGGTGTTGGGAGGAAGTATGTATATTTGGGAGTAGAGAAAGTGattgttttttaatgtgttatGAGAGAACACCTGTGTAGCCCCAGGGGCTAAGGCAAGTGGATTTGAGTGGAGCAGCCAGTCCAGCCTTCCTCACAGACCTTACTCTCTAGGCCCAGGAAAGTCAACTGGAGGCCCAACGCCTCCAGGTCCAGTTGAATGAACTGCAGGCCCAGTTGAGACAGAAGGAGCAGGTGGCTGAGCACTATAAGCTGCAGGTGAGGAGCTCAGACCTGGCCCACCACACCCTTCCTCCAGCCCTCCCACCTCTGCCCCACCTCTTCAACCTTCCCACCCCTCTGCCCACACAGATGGAGAAAGCCAAGACCCACTATGATGCCAAGAAGCAGCAGAACCAAGAGCTACAGGAGCAGCTGCAGAGTCTAGAGCagttgcagaaggaaaacaaggaGCTGCGGGCTGAAGCTGAGCGACTGGGTCGTGAGCTGCAACAGGCTGGGCTGAAGACCAAGGAGGCCGAACAGACCTGCCGCCACCTCACTGCCCAGGTGCGCAGCCTGGAGGCCCAGGTAAGCTCCTCGCTGGGCAGACCCCTTACCCTTGTCACATTAGAATTCTGTGCCCTCTTGTGCCAGGCACCCCCACTGTCATCACTTCTCTTCACTCTTCTGGCCCTCCTTCCAAGGTTGCCCATGCCGATCAGCAGCTTCGAGACTTGGGCAAATTCCAAGTGGCAACTGACGCCTTAAAGAGCCGGGAACCCCAGACTAAGCCCCAGCTGGACTTGAGCATAGACAGCCTGGACCTGAGCTGTGAGGAGGGGACCCCACTTCCTATGACCAGGTCAGGAGGACCCTTCTTCCCGAATTCTGTTATCCATTGAGTACCTAATGTTTATCAGGTTGTGTCCTGGACACTGGGGCTAGTGAGATAACTAAGATGAGCTTTTTGCTCTCTGGAAGCTTATTcttagaagagaataaagaaaaatagattattACAGGTGCTATACCAGATGTCTATAGAGACCACAGTGGGAGTAAAAGTGAGTGATCAGGAAAGACTTCATAGAGACTGCTACTTCTGCTCTGAGTCTTGAAAGAACACGTAGGTGTGTGCATTAGGTGAGCAGAAGACAACATTGTGAACAAGGCTTGATAACAGTGAGGGTGTGAAGTGTTCAGGAGAGCCAACTGGATTCTCAGTTGGCAGAAGCTGGCATGCAGACTTGATCTTAAGGGCACTGAGGACCCACTGAAGGGTTTAAGTTGAAGAGTACATGGTCAGATTAGCATCTTAGTAATAGTATTCTGATAGCCAGTATAAAGGATGAGACTAGACATATATTTATTgtttaataaaaacatattattaCACCTAGTATGTGCCAGATGCTATTATAAGgacttgaaaaatattaaatcatttatCCTTCAACAATCCTCTGAGGTAGGTTCCAATATTATCTCCTGTAACAAGTTACACAGTTACACTGGGGCTTAGAGGGGTGGTCTGCTGTCTCTCCTACACTGTTAAAGGTGAGAGATGAGGCAGAATCAGAACAGATGTGAGAATGGAGAGGAGGTATGGTTAGAGAGACTTGCTTAGGAGAATTGGTGATTGGATTTGGCAGGAGAGGGAAGAAGTAGAGATTGCGCCTATGTTCTTGGCTTGGGGGCCTGGGTGGAGGAGGTTCTCCTTCACTGATGTGGAAGGAGACAAAACGCCTTAGTTTGGAGCATGTTCACTGTGAAGTGTCTAAGGGTATTTTTCTTAGGGTTTGAGGGCAGGGTCTAGGAGTGGCCAGCATTGAAGAGTTAGGAGGTGCCAAGGGAGGGAATAAGTTCCCTAAGGAGAGAGGGGATAAAAAAGGAGGTCCAGATCAAAGGCTAGAGCAAAATGAATGGGGTTCTTGACCTCATTTTATAATAAGTATAGGAAACAGTCACTTTGGAGCAAAAGGATGAACAAAATGTCTTGTAGACCCAGGAAATTTCATCTCAGCAGGCTTCCTTTCCACAGCAAGCTGCCTCGTACTCAGCCAGATGGTACCAGTGTCCCTGGAGAGCCAGCCTCGCCCATCTCCCAGCGCCTGCCCCCCAAGGTAGAATCCTTGGAGAGTCTCTACTTCACACCCATCCCTGTTCGGGGTCAGGCCCCCCTGGAGAGCAGCCTGGATTCCCTGGGGGATGTCTTCTTGGACTCTGGCCGTAAGACCCGCTCTGCTCGTCGGCGTACCACACAAATCATCAACATCACCATGACCAAGGTCAGACCCAGTTGGGAGTTGGGCAGGAGGGACTTCCTTCAGTGACAGTGAGAAGACAGCAAATGAGCTTTTCTTATTGGGTCCTCAAAACAACTTTGGGAGGCAGATGAACAGGCAAGGACTAACCGcccatattttataaatgagaagacTGGGATGCTGTGAAGGGAAGTGGCTTGCTTATGGCCTCTTTTGTAATAGGGACAGGTACTGAATTCTTGTCTCCTGACCTTAAGGCTAGTGTGCCCTCTTTATGTGTAGCACCCATCCTGTGCCTCCTGATATACCCTGTGTATCTGTGTGGCTGTCCAGGGGACTACCTGCCTGTGGGCTCTTGCCTTTGTTTCCATATCCCAAGGAGGCAGTTGGGGAGAAGGTGTGTTTGGTACAGGACCCTATACACAGTGGTCCTCCCTGCTGACAAGAAGTTGGAGAAGCTAGATGGTAAGTGCCATAGGAAGCTTCTTGTGAGGGATTCTGGCAGTGATTTCTTACAGTGACATGCCAGCTGAGGATATTTGCAAAGCAGTGTGGGAACACATGCAAACATGGCATGGGATCTGAGGGGCTTTAGGAGGGGTAATGGGAATCTTCTTAACAGAGGTCTACCCCACTGCAAAAGATTTGTCCTCTCTTCCAGAAGCTAGATGTGGAGGAGCCAGACAGTGCCAACACATCCTTCTATAGCACGCAGTCTGCCCCTGCATCCCAGGCCAGCCTGCGAGCTACCTCCTCTACCCAGTCCCTAGCCCGCCTGGGCTCTCCAGATGATGGCAACTCCGCTTTGCTCAGTCTGCCTGGTTACCGGCCCACCACGCGCAGCTCTGCTCGCCGCTCCCAGGCAGGGGTGTCCAGTGGGGCCCCTCCAGGTGAGGGGGACTCTGGGGACCTAATATACCCCAAAATTAAGCTAGAAGTAGCTCCTGGCATAAgaaacaaggttttttttttttttaaatccagggCTGGGCTCCATGCTACTATTTTTCAGCATCTTCTCTGTTCCCTTCTCCCTGCAGCATCTGGGCTTCGCCTATCTGGGGACCATATTGGGGCAGTCAGGCTGATATTAAATCTTGGCCAGGGTGAACCAGAGATTCTCATATAGGGGGGTCTAGGATTTCTAGCATGATACTGACAGCTTAGCTGCTGTTTGGGAATCCTTTATGTCCATTCTCAGGTTGTGATGGGCAGCTGGAAGGGTTAGGCTGGGCCCAGGGACTCCTCTGGGTAGCAATTCCTGGTCCTCATTAGTTTCTCTTGACTTCAAATTTTTGCTGGTGAGTATCACCTGATTTTACCTTCGCAGGGAGAGAACAGTGGGTTCTGGTGTACCACTTTTGTACCTGCAGCACTGTGGTGTACTGGGCTTTGAAGTCTAGTGGGTAACCTGCTGCTTCCAGTTCTCACTCCTCCAACCCCTGCCCTTCACAGGAAGGAACAGCTTCTACATGGGTACTTGCCAGGATGAGCCAGAGCAGCTGGACGACTGGAATCGCATTGCAGAATTGCAGCAGCGCAATCGAGTATGCCCCCCACACTTGAAGACCTGCTATCCACTGGAGTCCAGGGTGAGCCTGGGAGTCAACTGAGCAGGACCTGCCCCCCACTGGCTCACTCCTCCCTCCCTTGGCACTCAATCCTAGCGCTGCCTGCTGACCTAGCATGCATACTAGTGCCCTGTGTTTGGCTTGCTCAGGAGGGTGACCTCCTTATGCTTCCTGATAGAATTGCCAACAGCGAGGGGGCTCAGGAGTGATGTTACTGGATGGGTAGGAGATTGGAGCAGCCTGCTTGGGTCTGCCCTTCTCATGGCCATGTGTCCAGGCTGTAGGgggaaaagagaacagaaagggAAGTAGGGTCCAGCTGTTCCAAGTGTCAGGCCAATGAGAACGCTGAAGTAGCCTTAGTTTCTGCTCCATCTTCATATAGCTATAGTCCACTAACCTCCTCATCACCCCACACAGCCTTCCTTAAGCCTAGTCACCATCACAGATGAGGAGATGAAAACTGGTGATCCCCAGGAAACCCTGCGCCGAGCCAGCATGCAGCCAGTTCAGATAGCCGAGGGTACTGGCATCACCACCCGGCAACAACGCAAACGGGTCTCCTCAGAAACCCATCAGGGTCCTGGCACTCCTGAGGTGGGTAACATCGACTCCTCTGTTGTTCTATCTAGCATTCCGCCGGGACTGGCTCAGCATTTAGGGGGCAAGTTGGACAAGTTGACATATGAGGTCCATGTAGCCCTTAAAGTCCCTTTGCtaattttccttttccccacAGTCTAAGAAGGCCACCAGCTGTTTCCCACGCCCTTTGACTCCCCGTGACCGACATGAAGGGCGCAAACAGAACACTACCGAGGCCCAGAAGAAAACGGCTTCAGCTGTTGTTAAGCAGGTTAGTCTGGGAGCAAAGGAGGACTTGCTAGGAGAGCCCTGGATCAGCTGGCCTGCCAGGCAGTGGTGGATCTCCCAGTTGAcaaccccttccccacaggctgacCGGCGCCAGTCTATGGCCTTTAGCATTCTCAACACGCCCAAGAAGCTCGGGAACAGCCTTCTGCGGAGGGGGGCCTCAAAGAAAGCCCTGTCCAAAGCATCCCCCAATACCCGCAGTGGAACCCGCCGATCTCCTCGTATTGCCACCACCTCAGCCAGCACTGCCACTGTGGCTGCTGCCACTCCTCGGGCCAAGGGCAAGGTAGAGGCACTaaaagggaggagggggagagtcTGGGGCAGCATACAAGAAGGACCAAGTTAGGGCCCTGGGATGTAAGAGGGAAGTGGTCCATGCCCTActcatttttttaagagaaggGAACATAGATGACCATTCCTTCTGAGAACTCCCAGAGCTTCTTGGGTACAGCCAGCCACTTCAGTGTATCCAGAGCCTCAAAAGGAAAAGATCCAAGACAGTGGTACATGGGAGCAGGGAGAGGTCTTTGTGAGCTAGCCATGTgactctcattctttttctttcagacaaAGCACTAATGGGCCAGTAGCAGTGAGTGGCCCCATCTGTGTCCCGATGCTGACCTTACCTGGTCCTACtccttctgt is a window encoding:
- the NUMA1 gene encoding nuclear mitotic apparatus protein 1 isoform X2, giving the protein MTLHATRAAALLSWVNSLRVADPVEAVLQLQDCSVFIRIIDSIHGTEEGQQILQQPVPQRLDFVCSFLQKNRKHPSSPRCPVSVQKLMEGSELELAKMTMLLLYHSTMSSKSPRNWDQFEYKIQAELAVILKFVLDHEDGLNLNEDLENFLQKAPVPSTCTSTTSEEISPPSYQAKREVRFLELQKVASSSGGNNFLSSSPASPMGDILQTPQFQMRRLRKQLADERNNRDELELELTENRKLLTEKDAQIAMMQQRIDRLTLLHEKQVTSPLEPKELEELRGKNESLTIRLHETLKQCQDLKTEKSQMDRKINQLSEENGDLAFKLREFTSHLQQLQCALDELTEEHSKATREGGEKQAHLEEELNTALQDKKCLEEKNEILQGKLSQLEEHLAQLQENPPQEKGEVLGDVLQLETLKQEAATLATNNAQLQARVEELETKQGQRETELLAERGHFEEEKQQLAGLVAELQSSISNLSQAKDELEQASQAQKARLTAQVASLTSELNTLNATFQQQDQELASLKQQAEKEKAQLAETLQQHEQASQHLHQQVEQLSNSLKQKEQQLEEAAKEQEATRRDHAQQLATAAKEGEASLRERDTALQKLEALEKEKAARLGSLQQQLQAANKAWDSAQTSMTQAQREKAEVSQKVEELHACLERAHQEQREAQAQVAELEAQLKSEQQKAAEREGMAQEKGQLQEQLQALEESLKITKGSLEEEKRLATEALEEQQRCISELESETQRLAEHCKQEQKELEEKTAECNGLEAQLRQLRESHQAQTEALQRELAEAIASQRRGESECEELVKEVATWRERYEDSQQEEAQYGAMFQEQLMALKEECEKARQELQEAKEKVSGIEAHSELQISRQQNELAQLRASLARALQQVQEKEVRAQKLADDLSVLQEKMAATSKEVVRLEALVRKAGEQEETASRELLKEHPRAGDRESEWVEEQQGRQFCSTQAALQAMEREAEQMGTELERLRAALMESQGQQQEERGQQEREVARLTQERGRAQADLAREKAAKAELEMRLQNALNEQHVEFAALQEALAHALMEKEERDQELAKLRGQEAAQKTELRELERTMEQLKEQLTVKEGQQSLAMTSGEDAQSEATGKGSELETLRAEVSKLEQQCREHQEKASSLEHSLESEQASRAEWNSALESFRGQLEEKTQELGHAQDALASAQREVATLQAKAQDHSKAEDEWKAQVARGQQESERKNSLISSLEEEVSILNRQVLEKEGESKELKQLIIAESEKSQKLEERLRLLQAETASSSARAAECSSALREEIQTLREEAEKQRLASENLRQELASQAERAEELGQELKAWQEKFFQKEQALSALQLEHTSTQALVSELLPVKHLCQQLQAEQAAAEKRLREELEQSKQAAGGLRAELLRAQRELGELVPLRQKVAEQERAAQQLRAEKASYAEQLSMLKKAHGLLAEENRGLGERANLGRQVLEVELDQARERYGQELAAVRADAETHLAEMRQEAQSTARELEVMTAKYEGAKVKVLEERQRFQEERQKLTAQVEDLSKKLADHDQASKAQQQKLKAQESQLEAQRLQVQLNELQAQLRQKEQVAEHYKLQMEKAKTHYDAKKQQNQELQEQLQSLEQLQKENKELRAEAERLGRELQQAGLKTKEAEQTCRHLTAQVRSLEAQVAHADQQLRDLGKFQVATDALKSREPQTKPQLDLSIDSLDLSCEEGTPLPMTSKLPRTQPDGTSVPGEPASPISQRLPPKVESLESLYFTPIPVRGQAPLESSLDSLGDVFLDSGRKTRSARRRTTQIINITMTKKLDVEEPDSANTSFYSTQSAPASQASLRATSSTQSLARLGSPDDGNSALLSLPGYRPTTRSSARRSQAGVSSGAPPGRNSFYMGTCQDEPEQLDDWNRIAELQQRNRVCPPHLKTCYPLESRPSLSLVTITDEEMKTGDPQETLRRASMQPVQIAEGTGITTRQQRKRVSSETHQGPGTPESKKATSCFPRPLTPRDRHEGRKQNTTEAQKKTASAVVKQADRRQSMAFSILNTPKKLGNSLLRRGASKKALSKASPNTRSGTRRSPRIATTSASTATVAAATPRAKGKTKH
- the NUMA1 gene encoding nuclear mitotic apparatus protein 1 isoform X1, with translation MTLHATRAAALLSWVNSLRVADPVEAVLQLQDCSVFIRIIDSIHGTEEGQQILQQPVPQRLDFVCSFLQKNRKHPSSPRCPVSVQKLMEGSELELAKMTMLLLYHSTMSSKSPRNWDQFEYKIQAELAVILKFVLDHEDGLNLNEDLENFLQKAPVPSTCTSTTSEEISPPSYQAKREVRFLELQKVASSSGGNNFLSSSPASPMGDILQTPQFQMRRLRKQLADERNNRDELELELTENRKLLTEKDAQIAMMQQRIDRLTLLHEKQVTSPLEPKELEELRGKNESLTIRLHETLKQCQDLKTEKSQMDRKINQLSEENGDLAFKLREFTSHLQQLQCALDELTEEHSKATREGGEKQAHLEEELNTALQDKKCLEEKNEILQGKLSQLEEHLAQLQENPPQEKGEVLGDVLQLETLKQEAATLATNNAQLQARVEELETKQGQRETELLAERGHFEEEKQQLAGLVAELQSSISNLSQAKDELEQASQAQKARLTAQVASLTSELNTLNATFQQQDQELASLKQQAEKEKAQLAETLQQHEQASQHLHQQVEQLSNSLKQKEQQLEEAAKEQEATRRDHAQQLATAAKEGEASLRERDTALQKLEALEKEKAARLGSLQQQLQAANKAWDSAQTSMTQAQREKAEVSQKVEELHACLERAHQEQREAQAQVAELEAQLKSEQQKAAEREGMAQEKGQLQEQLQALEESLKITKGSLEEEKRLATEALEEQQRCISELESETQRLAEHCKQEQKELEEKTAECNGLEAQLRQLRESHQAQTEALQRELAEAIASQRRGESECEELVKEVATWRERYEDSQQEEAQYGAMFQEQLMALKEECEKARQELQEAKEKVSGIEAHSELQISRQQNELAQLRASLARALQQVQEKEVRAQKLADDLSVLQEKMAATSKEVVRLEALVRKAGEQEETASRELLKEHPRAGDRESEWVEEQQGRQFCSTQAALQAMEREAEQMGTELERLRAALMESQGQQQEERGQQEREVARLTQERGRAQADLAREKAAKAELEMRLQNALNEQHVEFAALQEALAHALMEKEERDQELAKLRGQEAAQKTELRELERTMEQLKEQLTVKEGQQSLAMTSGEDAQSEATGKGSELETLRAEVSKLEQQCREHQEKASSLEHSLESEQASRAEWNSALESFRGQLEEKTQELGHAQDALASAQREVATLQAKAQDHSKAEDEWKAQVARGQQESERKNSLISSLEEEVSILNRQVLEKEGESKELKQLIIAESEKSQKLEERLRLLQAETASSSARAAECSSALREEIQTLREEAEKQRLASENLRQELASQAERAEELGQELKAWQEKFFQKEQALSALQLEHTSTQALVSELLPVKHLCQQLQAEQAAAEKRLREELEQSKQAAGGLRAELLRAQRELGELVPLRQKVAEQERAAQQLRAEKASYAEQLSMLKKAHGLLAEENRGLGERANLGRQVLEVELDQARERYGQELAAVRADAETHLAEMRQEAQSTARELEVMTAKYEGAKVKVLEERQRFQEERQKLTAQVEQLEVFQREQTKQVEDLSKKLADHDQASKAQQQKLKAQESQLEAQRLQVQLNELQAQLRQKEQVAEHYKLQMEKAKTHYDAKKQQNQELQEQLQSLEQLQKENKELRAEAERLGRELQQAGLKTKEAEQTCRHLTAQVRSLEAQVAHADQQLRDLGKFQVATDALKSREPQTKPQLDLSIDSLDLSCEEGTPLPMTSKLPRTQPDGTSVPGEPASPISQRLPPKVESLESLYFTPIPVRGQAPLESSLDSLGDVFLDSGRKTRSARRRTTQIINITMTKKLDVEEPDSANTSFYSTQSAPASQASLRATSSTQSLARLGSPDDGNSALLSLPGYRPTTRSSARRSQAGVSSGAPPGRNSFYMGTCQDEPEQLDDWNRIAELQQRNRVCPPHLKTCYPLESRPSLSLVTITDEEMKTGDPQETLRRASMQPVQIAEGTGITTRQQRKRVSSETHQGPGTPESKKATSCFPRPLTPRDRHEGRKQNTTEAQKKTASAVVKQADRRQSMAFSILNTPKKLGNSLLRRGASKKALSKASPNTRSGTRRSPRIATTSASTATVAAATPRAKGKTKH